A single genomic interval of Antarcticibacterium arcticum harbors:
- the mutL gene encoding DNA mismatch repair endonuclease MutL, producing the protein MSDVIHLLPDHVANQIAAGEVVQRPASVIKELLENAIDAKARNIQVFIKEAGKILIKVVDDGVGMSITDARLSFERHATSKIKTAEDLFQLQTKGFRGEALASIAAIAHVELKTKREGDEIGTCIKIEGSQVVAQEPCTTATGTSLTVKNLFYNIPARRNFLKSDTVETRHIVDEFQRVALAHPNITFTLVHNTGELFQLPSANYRQRITNIFGGKTNEKLVPVNEETEILTISGFVGKPQFAKRTRGEQFFFVNDRFIKSPYLNHAVTAAFEGLLKDNAFPSYFLYLKVDPKSIDINIHPTKTEIKFDDEHALYAIMRSAIKHSLGQFNVAPILDFDRDPTMDTPYNYENKQATTPKVEVDRNFNPFKEEQNRGRSFSPSFRRETPSWESLYTGLNTEQPENSEELRQIEFESEEVTGNLFGASKSEESQHSTFQLNKKFIISTLKNGMLVIDQHRAHTRILYEELLKSITVHAAVSQQLLFPLQLQFSQNEIRLLKGIKDALENTGFIFSEIRKDSIEISGIPTTVSESEVEMLLEQLLADFENEVPGNNFSQTDLLAKSLAKSMAVKSGNLLNPTEQQHIVNGLFACKEPTLTPSNKPVFITLPVEEIEKKFM; encoded by the coding sequence ATGAGTGATGTTATCCATTTGTTGCCGGACCATGTGGCCAATCAAATTGCTGCGGGCGAAGTGGTACAAAGGCCTGCCTCTGTAATTAAGGAATTGCTGGAAAATGCCATTGATGCCAAAGCCCGGAACATCCAGGTCTTTATTAAAGAAGCAGGAAAGATCCTTATAAAGGTGGTTGATGACGGCGTAGGAATGAGCATTACAGATGCGCGTTTAAGCTTTGAAAGGCACGCAACTTCGAAAATAAAAACTGCTGAAGATCTTTTTCAACTACAAACCAAAGGTTTCCGTGGGGAAGCCCTGGCCTCTATTGCAGCTATTGCACACGTGGAACTTAAGACAAAACGTGAAGGTGATGAAATTGGCACATGTATAAAGATAGAAGGAAGCCAGGTGGTGGCACAGGAACCCTGCACCACAGCAACCGGCACTTCCCTTACGGTAAAAAACCTTTTTTATAATATACCCGCCAGAAGAAATTTTCTGAAATCTGACACCGTTGAAACCCGCCATATTGTTGACGAATTCCAACGGGTAGCCCTGGCTCATCCAAATATTACCTTTACCCTGGTGCATAATACCGGGGAGCTGTTTCAGCTGCCCTCGGCCAATTACAGGCAAAGGATCACCAATATTTTTGGTGGAAAGACCAATGAAAAACTGGTACCGGTAAATGAGGAAACAGAGATCTTGACCATTTCGGGATTCGTGGGGAAACCCCAGTTTGCAAAGCGTACCCGCGGGGAACAGTTTTTCTTTGTAAATGACAGGTTTATAAAAAGCCCATATTTGAATCATGCCGTTACGGCCGCGTTTGAAGGTTTGTTAAAAGATAATGCTTTTCCCAGTTACTTTTTATACTTAAAGGTTGATCCAAAAAGCATTGATATTAACATTCACCCCACCAAGACCGAGATTAAATTCGATGACGAGCATGCCTTATATGCCATCATGCGAAGTGCGATAAAACACAGCCTTGGCCAGTTTAACGTTGCACCCATCCTTGATTTTGACAGGGATCCCACCATGGATACGCCTTATAATTATGAAAATAAGCAGGCTACTACCCCAAAGGTAGAAGTAGACCGTAATTTTAATCCATTTAAGGAAGAACAAAACCGGGGCAGGAGTTTTTCCCCTTCTTTTAGAAGAGAAACACCCAGCTGGGAAAGCCTGTATACCGGTTTAAATACAGAACAGCCGGAAAATAGTGAAGAGTTGCGGCAAATTGAATTTGAGAGTGAGGAAGTAACCGGAAACCTGTTTGGAGCTTCCAAAAGTGAGGAATCGCAGCACTCCACGTTTCAGCTTAACAAAAAATTCATCATTTCCACCTTAAAGAACGGGATGCTGGTTATAGACCAGCACCGTGCACATACCCGCATCTTATATGAAGAACTGCTTAAAAGTATTACCGTTCACGCAGCGGTAAGCCAGCAGTTATTGTTTCCGTTGCAATTGCAATTCAGCCAAAATGAAATCCGTTTGTTAAAAGGGATCAAGGATGCCCTGGAGAATACAGGTTTTATATTTTCTGAAATAAGAAAAGATTCCATAGAAATTTCAGGAATTCCTACTACGGTTTCAGAAAGTGAGGTTGAAATGCTGCTGGAACAATTGCTGGCCGATTTTGAAAATGAGGTGCCGGGTAATAATTTCTCACAAACAGACCTTTTGGCAAAATCCCTGGCAAAGAGTATGGCCGTAAAATCCGGAAACCTACTCAATCCTACAGAGCAGCAACATATTGTAAATGGTTTATTTGCCTGTAAAGAGCCAACTTTAACCCCTTCAAACAAACCTGTTTTTATTACCTTGCCGGTAGAAGAAATAGAAAAAAAATTCATGTAA
- a CDS encoding tetratricopeptide repeat protein encodes MATYKKKGHKPSTKDEQQKHVEEQSTTAEVFNTLDEGANKTEEWVASNQKYIYIIVGLAAVVVLGFLGYQRFIQEPKEKEAANEMFQAQEYFDNALATSGAQSDSLYNMALTGGEGKYGFLDIIEDYSSTNAANLANYYAGFAYLHTNKYQDAITYLEDFKSDDEILAPLASIGIGDAFLQLNQPEEALNFYDKAAEMRSNSFTTPKALIKGAITAIQVGKGEQAVKYLNRIKDEYSTTPEAEQVPVYLGRAQAMK; translated from the coding sequence ATGGCGACTTACAAGAAAAAAGGACATAAACCATCAACGAAAGACGAGCAACAAAAACATGTAGAGGAACAATCTACAACAGCTGAAGTTTTCAACACCCTGGATGAGGGTGCCAATAAAACCGAAGAATGGGTTGCAAGTAATCAAAAATACATCTACATTATTGTAGGTCTTGCGGCGGTTGTGGTCCTTGGATTCCTGGGCTACCAGCGTTTTATCCAGGAGCCAAAGGAGAAGGAAGCTGCAAACGAAATGTTCCAGGCTCAGGAATATTTTGATAATGCTCTTGCTACCTCTGGTGCCCAAAGCGATTCATTATATAATATGGCCCTTACCGGGGGAGAAGGAAAATATGGTTTCCTTGATATCATAGAAGATTACAGCAGTACCAATGCAGCGAATCTTGCAAACTATTATGCGGGTTTTGCCTACTTACATACCAACAAATACCAGGATGCCATCACCTATCTTGAGGATTTTAAGAGTGATGATGAGATCCTTGCGCCATTGGCAAGTATTGGAATTGGTGACGCTTTTCTGCAGTTAAACCAGCCTGAAGAAGCCCTTAACTTTTACGATAAGGCTGCCGAAATGAGGTCTAACAGCTTTACGACACCCAAAGCCCTTATCAAGGGTGCTATTACTGCTATTCAGGTAGGTAAAGGAGAGCAGGCTGTAAAATATTTGAACAGGATAAAGGATGAGTATTCAACCACTCCTGAAGCTGAGCAGGTACCTGTCTATTTAGGACGTGCCCAGGCAATGAAATAA
- the recF gene encoding DNA replication/repair protein RecF (All proteins in this family for which functions are known are DNA-binding proteins that assist the filamentation of RecA onto DNA for the initiation of recombination or recombinational repair.): MYLKSLSLVNYKNFDSASFDFDAKINCLVGHNGVGKTNVLDSIYHLSFGKSYFNPVTSQNINHQAEFFVIEGNLEKNQREEHILVSAKRGQSKVIKRNNKPYERFSEHIGFIPAVMISPGDRDLILEGSETRRKFIDGVISQSDQKYLNALILYNKVVAQRNALLKFFAANSKFDRDTLEIYNSQMQEYGNILFEGRTAFLQEFIPIFDKRYAEITNSNEKVSLQYKSQLQEKPLHILLEENLQKDMVLQYTTVGLHKDDLSFEIDGHPIKKFGSQGQQKSFLIALKLAQFDFIKKINKASPILLLDDIFDKLDEQRVAHIVALVAGNELGQIFISDTHAERTEKVVKESNQTYKIFKL; this comes from the coding sequence ATGTATTTAAAATCCCTTTCCCTTGTTAATTATAAAAATTTTGATTCGGCTTCATTTGATTTTGATGCTAAAATAAACTGTTTGGTAGGCCATAACGGGGTGGGAAAAACTAATGTCCTGGACAGCATCTATCACCTTTCATTTGGAAAAAGCTATTTTAATCCAGTCACGAGCCAGAATATAAACCACCAAGCCGAATTTTTTGTGATTGAAGGAAATCTTGAAAAAAACCAGCGCGAAGAACATATCCTGGTTAGTGCCAAACGGGGCCAATCTAAAGTTATAAAACGGAACAACAAACCTTACGAGAGATTTAGCGAACACATTGGGTTTATTCCGGCAGTGATGATCTCCCCAGGAGACCGTGACCTCATCCTGGAAGGCAGTGAGACCAGAAGGAAATTTATTGATGGGGTGATCTCTCAAAGCGATCAAAAATATCTTAACGCGCTTATTCTATATAATAAGGTGGTTGCGCAAAGAAATGCCCTCCTAAAATTCTTTGCGGCCAATTCAAAATTTGACCGTGATACCCTTGAGATATATAACAGCCAGATGCAGGAATATGGCAATATACTGTTTGAAGGTAGAACAGCTTTTCTACAGGAGTTTATCCCAATTTTTGATAAAAGGTATGCCGAGATCACCAACAGTAATGAAAAGGTAAGTCTTCAATACAAAAGCCAGTTACAGGAAAAACCCCTTCATATTTTGCTGGAAGAGAACCTGCAGAAAGATATGGTGCTTCAATATACAACGGTGGGACTTCATAAGGATGACCTGAGTTTTGAGATTGACGGGCATCCCATTAAAAAGTTTGGATCGCAGGGCCAGCAAAAGTCCTTTTTAATCGCCTTAAAACTTGCCCAGTTCGATTTTATAAAAAAGATCAATAAAGCCAGCCCCATTTTATTACTGGATGATATTTTTGACAAACTGGATGAACAACGCGTCGCTCATATAGTAGCTTTGGTAGCAGGTAACGAGTTGGGACAAATTTTTATAAGTGATACCCACGCAGAGCGCACTGAGAAAGTGGTAAAAGAAAGCAACCAAACTTATAAAATATTTAAATTATGA
- a CDS encoding rhomboid family intramembrane serine protease — translation MGPADKFRYKLQTATVVEKLIGLNVLFFILFYLAKTIAFLFQWPSDFLLEWFVFPKEPGEYIFKPWSIITYSFLHSGIWHILSNMLILYYAGIYFLTYFSAKKLLNFYFLGVITGALIYMLSYNLFPAFQSTGRSYLLGASAGVMAVLVGIATHVPHLRIRLLFLGSIKFWYIAAFLVLLDIIQIPISNSGGHLAHLGGALFGYVYANQLGKGNDIGSGFEKLTSGFLSLFEAQKKPKSTMRTVYKKAGGSPVAPSAGKISKNEKQQKIDAILDKISKSGYDSLTKQEKDFLFDAGKEN, via the coding sequence ATGGGACCGGCAGATAAATTTCGTTATAAATTACAGACAGCTACAGTTGTTGAGAAGCTCATTGGGCTTAACGTCCTGTTCTTTATACTTTTTTATCTTGCCAAAACAATTGCTTTCCTTTTCCAATGGCCTTCAGATTTTTTACTGGAGTGGTTTGTATTTCCTAAGGAGCCGGGAGAATATATCTTCAAGCCCTGGTCTATAATCACCTATTCTTTCCTTCATTCGGGGATATGGCATATTCTTTCCAATATGCTAATACTCTATTATGCGGGTATTTATTTTCTTACTTATTTTTCAGCAAAGAAACTGCTCAACTTTTATTTTTTAGGGGTTATTACCGGCGCGCTTATCTATATGTTAAGCTATAACCTGTTTCCAGCATTCCAGTCTACGGGAAGGTCCTATTTACTTGGGGCTTCGGCCGGGGTAATGGCAGTTCTGGTGGGTATTGCTACTCATGTTCCTCATTTAAGGATCAGGCTATTGTTCCTGGGGAGTATAAAATTCTGGTATATCGCCGCTTTTCTTGTTCTTCTGGATATAATACAGATACCAATTAGCAATTCCGGCGGGCATCTTGCTCATTTAGGAGGCGCATTGTTTGGATATGTTTATGCGAACCAGCTTGGAAAAGGAAATGACATTGGCAGTGGTTTTGAAAAATTGACAAGTGGTTTCCTTTCTCTTTTTGAAGCCCAAAAGAAACCTAAATCTACTATGAGAACGGTTTATAAAAAAGCGGGTGGTTCCCCTGTGGCGCCTTCGGCCGGCAAGATCTCCAAGAATGAAAAGCAGCAAAAGATAGATGCCATTCTGGATAAAATAAGCAAAAGTGGTTATGACAGCCTCACCAAACAGGAGAAGGATTTTTTGTTTGACGCCGGAAAAGAAAATTAA
- a CDS encoding rhomboid family intramembrane serine protease: MGRMTDTVKVLLIINVIFFVGTLTVGEYTYKLFSLWFFQNDNFGIWQILTHMFMHGSFMHILFNMYALWAFGSPIEQMLGQKKFLFFYFSCGIGAAIIHSLVNYYHVQSGYNALVEAGMNPESIRQLLNTGQYSTAILDSVSRETLESMYISFNTPAVGASGAIYGILVAFGMLFPNVALFLIFVPVPIKAKIFIPVLIAIDLFSGLTGYSLFGGGIAHFAHVGGALFGFIMMWYWKKNQFNENRWD; encoded by the coding sequence ATGGGAAGAATGACAGATACCGTAAAGGTACTTTTAATCATTAATGTTATATTTTTTGTAGGTACGCTTACGGTTGGAGAATACACGTATAAATTATTCTCTTTGTGGTTTTTTCAAAATGACAATTTTGGAATTTGGCAGATACTTACCCATATGTTCATGCATGGGAGTTTTATGCACATTCTCTTTAATATGTATGCCTTATGGGCTTTTGGAAGCCCCATTGAACAAATGCTTGGCCAGAAAAAATTTCTTTTCTTCTATTTTTCCTGCGGAATTGGAGCTGCTATTATTCACTCACTGGTAAATTATTACCACGTACAATCTGGATACAATGCGCTGGTTGAAGCCGGAATGAATCCTGAAAGTATTAGACAACTGCTCAATACAGGCCAATATTCTACTGCTATCCTGGATTCTGTTTCCCGGGAAACCCTTGAAAGTATGTATATTTCTTTTAATACGCCCGCCGTGGGAGCATCTGGAGCTATTTATGGAATTTTAGTCGCTTTTGGTATGTTATTTCCAAATGTCGCACTATTTTTAATATTCGTTCCGGTACCTATTAAAGCAAAGATATTTATCCCGGTTCTCATCGCTATAGACCTGTTCTCCGGACTCACCGGGTACTCTTTATTTGGCGGCGGAATCGCGCATTTTGCCCACGTTGGGGGAGCTTTGTTCGGCTTTATTATGATGTGGTACTGGAAAAAGAATCAGTTTAATGAAAACAGGTGGGATTAA
- the ribH gene encoding 6,7-dimethyl-8-ribityllumazine synthase, which produces MATEGKNLSEYDKNRVPNAKEFRFGLVVSEWNENITEGLFQGAFDALKENGVINENIVRWNVPGSFELVYGCKKMQESFDMLDAIIAIGSVIEGETKHFDFVCQGVTQGIKDLNVNHDIPVIFCVLTDQNMQQAIDRSGGKHGNKGAEAGITAIKMAQLRKDARF; this is translated from the coding sequence ATGGCTACCGAGGGTAAAAATCTTTCAGAATATGACAAAAACCGGGTTCCTAATGCTAAGGAATTCCGGTTTGGTCTTGTAGTATCTGAATGGAATGAAAATATAACCGAAGGGTTATTCCAGGGAGCTTTTGATGCCCTTAAGGAAAATGGCGTGATCAATGAAAACATTGTACGCTGGAACGTTCCCGGGAGCTTTGAATTAGTTTATGGCTGTAAAAAAATGCAGGAAAGCTTTGATATGCTTGATGCTATTATTGCCATAGGAAGCGTGATAGAAGGGGAGACCAAACATTTTGATTTTGTGTGCCAGGGGGTAACCCAGGGGATAAAAGATTTGAATGTGAATCACGATATTCCTGTTATCTTTTGTGTGCTCACAGATCAAAATATGCAACAGGCCATAGACAGATCTGGCGGGAAGCACGGCAATAAAGGAGCTGAGGCCGGTATCACGGCTATTAAAATGGCCCAGTTAAGAAAAGACGCCCGTTTCTAG
- a CDS encoding lipoprotein has translation MKQLIQTLVIILVLTGCQSQKPEQQLKHLEGYWEIKRVEILPDSVREYKYNETVDFFDLTGKEGVRKKVRPQLDGTFQVTEDSENIKIIIEDNELFIYYTTPFDTWKERVIFAEENELKIENEDGMIYHYTRYSPLNIDSEETYEKE, from the coding sequence ATGAAACAACTTATCCAAACCCTGGTTATAATCCTGGTTTTAACCGGATGCCAAAGTCAAAAACCCGAACAGCAACTAAAACATCTCGAAGGTTACTGGGAAATAAAACGGGTAGAAATATTGCCAGATTCAGTAAGAGAATATAAATACAATGAAACAGTAGATTTCTTCGACCTTACCGGAAAAGAAGGAGTAAGGAAAAAAGTAAGGCCACAATTGGACGGGACTTTTCAGGTAACCGAAGATTCAGAAAACATTAAAATAATCATTGAAGATAATGAGCTCTTTATATATTACACAACACCTTTCGACACCTGGAAGGAAAGGGTGATATTTGCAGAAGAAAACGAATTAAAAATAGAGAATGAAGATGGAATGATCTATCATTATACAAGATACTCCCCATTAAATATAGACAGCGAAGAAACTTATGAAAAGGAATAA
- a CDS encoding DUF721 domain-containing protein, translated as MKRNNENLKLSEALQDFVSKNKLQTGLDKVNARDVWNEQMGPAIEKYTTSLKLDGSTLYVQLSSSVLREELSYGKEKIVRLLNEALGKDLINKIVLR; from the coding sequence ATGAAAAGGAATAATGAAAATTTAAAGTTAAGCGAAGCCTTACAGGATTTCGTGTCCAAAAACAAACTTCAAACAGGCCTGGACAAAGTAAATGCCCGTGACGTATGGAACGAGCAAATGGGCCCGGCAATAGAAAAATATACCACCTCTCTTAAACTGGATGGAAGCACTTTATATGTGCAGTTAAGTTCTTCAGTACTTCGGGAAGAACTAAGCTACGGCAAGGAAAAGATAGTACGCCTGTTAAATGAAGCTTTGGGCAAAGACCTAATTAATAAGATCGTTCTCAGGTAG
- a CDS encoding nucleoside-diphosphate kinase, whose translation MAENRTFTMLKPDAVEKGHIGGILEQINASGFRIVAMKLTQMTKHDAETFYAVHNERPFFGELVEFMTRGPIVAAVLEKENAVEDFRTLIGATNPAEAAEGTIRKKFATSVGENAVHGSDSEENAAIEAAFHFSGREMF comes from the coding sequence ATGGCAGAGAATAGAACTTTTACAATGCTTAAACCCGATGCGGTTGAGAAAGGACACATTGGTGGGATCCTTGAACAAATCAACGCTTCCGGCTTTAGAATTGTAGCGATGAAATTAACCCAAATGACTAAGCACGATGCGGAGACTTTTTATGCTGTTCATAACGAACGCCCGTTCTTTGGGGAATTGGTAGAATTTATGACCCGTGGTCCTATTGTTGCTGCTGTTCTTGAAAAAGAAAATGCAGTTGAAGATTTCAGGACTTTAATTGGGGCTACAAATCCTGCTGAAGCTGCTGAAGGTACCATAAGAAAGAAATTTGCAACATCTGTAGGAGAAAATGCAGTTCATGGAAGTGATAGCGAGGAAAACGCGGCAATAGAAGCTGCTTTCCATTTTTCAGGTAGAGAGATGTTCTAG
- a CDS encoding alkaline phosphatase D family protein, protein MKQILRLSLLFLLVNSCGTSKPAEKQEGIINEKTSVDAPSKSSDFIIAFGSCNRQDLPQPLWESIVENNPDLFIWGGDNVYADTADMQQLENDYETQKANAGYQKLLASTEILATWDDHDYGQNNGGTNWEFKKESQQKFLDFLDVPVNDLRREREGVYHSKLYTTPKGSVKVIVLDTRYFRSDLTMSETPGKRYEPDPEGTILGEAQWTWLEQELKDSRADFNILVSSIQILAAEHGFETWGNFPLEVVKLEDLIASSGAQNVVILTGDRHISEFSRKQVKGLKYALVDFTSSGLTHTYTGFTGEPNQYRTGEVVSDLSFGLLFIDFDSRSIRMEMRGKENILQQEHLEKYK, encoded by the coding sequence ATGAAACAAATTTTACGCTTATCGCTGCTATTTTTATTGGTGAATTCCTGCGGAACCTCGAAACCTGCAGAGAAACAGGAGGGAATTATAAATGAAAAAACTTCTGTTGACGCTCCATCCAAATCTTCAGACTTTATTATCGCCTTTGGAAGTTGTAACAGGCAAGACCTGCCACAACCCCTGTGGGAATCGATCGTTGAAAACAATCCCGATTTGTTTATTTGGGGAGGTGATAATGTTTATGCCGATACAGCCGATATGCAGCAGCTGGAAAATGATTATGAGACCCAGAAGGCAAATGCAGGCTACCAAAAATTACTGGCATCTACAGAAATACTTGCAACCTGGGATGACCATGATTACGGCCAGAATAATGGAGGCACCAACTGGGAATTTAAAAAAGAGAGTCAGCAAAAATTCCTGGATTTCCTGGATGTACCTGTAAATGATCTCCGCCGGGAAAGGGAAGGGGTTTACCATAGTAAACTTTACACCACCCCAAAAGGAAGTGTAAAAGTTATAGTATTAGATACCCGCTACTTCCGGTCAGACCTTACAATGAGTGAAACCCCCGGGAAACGTTATGAGCCCGACCCTGAGGGAACAATCCTTGGAGAGGCGCAATGGACGTGGCTGGAACAGGAATTAAAAGATAGCAGGGCCGATTTTAATATTCTGGTAAGCAGTATTCAGATCCTAGCCGCAGAGCATGGCTTCGAAACCTGGGGTAACTTCCCGTTGGAAGTGGTAAAATTAGAAGATCTTATCGCATCCTCAGGAGCACAAAATGTCGTGATACTCACTGGCGATCGCCATATTTCAGAATTCTCCCGAAAGCAGGTAAAAGGGTTGAAGTATGCATTGGTAGATTTTACTTCCAGCGGCCTTACCCATACCTATACCGGTTTTACGGGAGAACCAAACCAATACAGGACCGGGGAGGTAGTGAGTGATCTAAGTTTCGGATTATTGTTTATAGACTTTGATTCCAGATCCATACGCATGGAAATGCGGGGAAAGGAAAATATTTTACAACAGGAGCATTTGGAAAAATATAAATAA
- a CDS encoding DHH family phosphoesterase — protein MIEQSILEITSALSRANKIVVVPHKGPDGDAIGSSLGIYHFLKDKGHEVTVIAPNDFPQFLKWLPGSEDILIYENQKDHCDQLIDAAEIVFTLDFNMLERSGDMEVPLRETQATFIMIDHHPEPSDYADHTYSDATMSSTCQMVYKFIQKLRAVKQITPSIATCLYTGIMTDTGSFRYRSTSAETHMVIADLIEKGADNTTIHQNVYDTFSQNRLQLLGVALQNLRVNKELRTAYITLSQEELDRYNFQKGDTEGFVNYGLALEGVIFAVIFIEHKVEGLIKMSLRSKGTFSVNKFARAHFHGGGHLNAAGGKSNLSLEDTVTKFNTLLPEYREELAI, from the coding sequence ATGATAGAACAAAGTATTTTAGAAATAACTTCGGCTCTTTCCAGAGCCAATAAAATAGTTGTAGTTCCCCATAAGGGCCCGGATGGCGATGCAATAGGCTCCAGTCTTGGGATATACCATTTTTTAAAAGACAAAGGTCATGAGGTAACGGTGATTGCACCTAATGATTTTCCGCAGTTTTTAAAATGGCTTCCGGGGAGCGAAGACATACTAATTTACGAGAATCAAAAAGATCATTGTGATCAATTGATAGATGCTGCCGAAATTGTTTTTACCCTGGACTTTAATATGCTGGAAAGATCTGGTGATATGGAAGTTCCTTTGAGAGAAACACAGGCTACTTTCATCATGATAGATCATCACCCCGAACCATCAGATTATGCAGATCATACCTATAGTGATGCTACTATGAGTTCTACCTGCCAGATGGTTTATAAGTTTATTCAAAAATTACGGGCTGTTAAACAAATAACCCCCAGTATTGCCACCTGTTTATACACGGGTATAATGACCGATACTGGTTCATTCAGGTACCGTTCAACCTCTGCCGAAACCCATATGGTAATTGCAGATCTTATTGAAAAAGGCGCCGATAATACTACTATCCATCAAAATGTATATGATACTTTTTCTCAAAACAGGTTACAGTTATTAGGGGTGGCACTTCAAAACCTGAGAGTTAATAAGGAATTAAGAACAGCTTACATTACCCTTTCACAAGAAGAACTGGACCGTTATAATTTTCAGAAGGGTGACACCGAAGGTTTTGTAAATTATGGCCTTGCACTGGAAGGTGTAATTTTTGCGGTGATCTTTATAGAACATAAAGTTGAAGGCCTTATAAAAATGAGCCTGAGGTCTAAAGGAACATTTTCAGTAAATAAGTTTGCAAGAGCACATTTTCACGGGGGTGGGCATTTAAATGCAGCAGGAGGAAAAAGTAATTTATCCCTGGAAGACACTGTAACAAAATTCAATACCCTTCTTCCGGAATACAGAGAAGAGCTAGCGATATGA
- a CDS encoding endonuclease/exonuclease/phosphatase family protein — protein sequence MKKLKFLDKFLFLLNSLLAFALLLSYLLPHIPPSNFPLLSVLSLGVPLLILGNVLFLIFWLLRLKRHFLLSLIILAAGYNYVVAWFQIGKKNESTTNELSVMSYNVRMFNAYKWVDDPLIPEKIQTFVNEQDPDILVTQEHYIGETGKFKEFPHSYIKLKDKGSEFGMAIFSKYPIVNKQSLDFPEDGNNNSIFIDIVKNEDTLRIFNVHFQSLNIKPGLQDIKDADSKQLIGRIGYGFKLQQDQAKILKEAIDESPYKTLVLGDFNNTAFSYIYRYIKGERFQDAFLLAGSGFARTFNLNYFPLRIDFLFIENSIPINSFEVFPVDYSDHFPLMARLNW from the coding sequence ATGAAGAAATTGAAGTTTCTGGACAAGTTTCTATTCCTACTTAATTCGCTGCTTGCCTTCGCATTGCTATTATCCTATTTATTACCACACATCCCACCCTCAAATTTCCCCTTACTTTCAGTATTAAGCCTCGGGGTACCGCTGCTTATTTTGGGGAATGTGCTTTTTCTTATTTTCTGGTTATTAAGACTGAAACGTCATTTTTTACTTTCCCTTATTATTCTTGCCGCAGGCTATAATTATGTTGTCGCCTGGTTTCAAATTGGGAAAAAAAATGAAAGCACCACAAATGAACTTAGTGTAATGAGTTACAATGTGAGGATGTTCAATGCTTATAAATGGGTAGATGACCCCTTGATCCCCGAAAAGATCCAGACATTTGTGAATGAGCAGGATCCGGATATCCTTGTGACCCAGGAACATTATATTGGCGAAACCGGGAAGTTTAAAGAATTTCCTCACAGCTATATAAAACTGAAGGATAAGGGAAGCGAATTTGGAATGGCGATATTTTCAAAATATCCTATAGTGAATAAACAATCCCTGGACTTTCCCGAAGACGGGAATAACAACTCTATTTTTATAGACATTGTTAAAAATGAAGATACCCTGCGCATCTTCAACGTGCATTTTCAATCACTTAACATAAAACCGGGACTGCAGGATATTAAGGATGCCGATTCTAAACAACTCATTGGAAGAATAGGGTATGGTTTTAAACTCCAGCAAGACCAGGCGAAAATATTAAAAGAAGCTATAGATGAATCCCCTTATAAGACCCTGGTGCTTGGCGATTTTAATAATACGGCATTCTCCTACATTTATCGCTATATAAAGGGAGAGCGCTTTCAGGATGCGTTCCTGTTGGCTGGGAGCGGTTTTGCCAGAACGTTCAACCTTAACTATTTCCCTTTGAGAATAGATTTTCTTTTTATAGAAAACTCCATCCCTATTAATTCTTTTGAAGTATTTCCGGTAGATTATTCAGATCACTTTCCCTTAATGGCCCGTCTAAACTGGTAG